A segment of the Pongo abelii isolate AG06213 chromosome 16, NHGRI_mPonAbe1-v2.0_pri, whole genome shotgun sequence genome:
aggGTTGAAACATATAGCTACATGTTCTAGATTTAGAAGTTATCAGGAATTGATGAACAACAATTATTTCCAATTCAAATAGATTTCCCTCTGAGAAAGACAGTAGTGAAGGAATCTCTAAGTCCACGATTTAGGTAGAGCCCCACCTGGCAGGTGAGTCCCTCTGCCTGCCTGTGTCTGGTCAGCTTCCTGGCTTTCACTTTGTCACCTGCTCTATCTGCACGGTTATCACTGTTCTTTAGAGCCAATCCCTGGAGGTGTGGAAATGCCACTTGAGTGCACAGGCTTCTAGCAATTTTCCTGGAAAGATGATAACATAATACATGTGTCCATGTTAGGAGATGTTCCCTGTCTTCTAACCAAATTTATACTATCCTTTTTGCAAAACTGGAGGGCAGGTTTCTTTGTTTGTAGCAGTTGACACAACTGAATCACAAAGTGCCCTGGCTGAGACCTCGGAAGAGTTCCAGCACTTTACAGTAGTCATAGAAGCTTATTATCCTGCAGGTTTTGGAGAAAATGGTGTTTTTTGCTGATTAATGAGGCTTTGGTAAACACAGTAGTTAGAAAGGACATGGAAGGCTTTCTACTAGTCCCATGTTTGCTGGACACTGGGGAAACAAGTTGAATAAACCATCGATTCTGTCTAGAGGAGCTCCCAGTCAAGTTGGAGGACATAGAAGTAAAAGCATGGCTTCATCTGTCACAAAGAGAGATGCATGGTTATGAGAGGTACTGAGGAGTCATAGCTAGAACAGATTACCTGACCAGATGAGTAGGATTTTAGAAAGGGTCTTACAATAATTACATTATGTTGGAGTTCAAAATGAATGCTTTCAAGGAATTCTAAATTAAGGGCCAGGCAAGAATCTTTGTCTTATCCTAGTGGCTTTTGTGGTTGACTGCTTGATTGATGGagaagatctcactatgttgcccaggttggactcaaactcctgcgcacaagcaatcctcccaccttgggctcccaaagtgctgggatcacagatgtgagccaccacgcccagcccctggTGGCTTTTGGATATGGCTAAACTCAGTTGCACTTCTGAATAGGAGCcagaaaaatattctaaagtgGTATGATAGCACATGATAACCTCTGTCTCCTTAAACCAGACTTTTTGTTATTGACTGCCCTTCCAGGGGTGGGTGATAATGCTTATCCTTGAAAAAGTTAACCTTCAACTGAAGCTGCATATGCTTATTACAGTGCAAATCTGATTCTAGTCACTTGCTAAACTCCTTCAGTTTTTCACCTTAACATTTGGATAAAATCTAAGCTTCTTAGCTTGGCTCTTGTTCAGCTTTTCAGCTCATCTTCTCCTACCTCACAGGCTATCCTGCTGACATCTCAAATCAATTTGCAGTTCCCAGAATTGCCTTGATTTTCTTTGGTTTCCTTTTGCCTGTTCATCTTCCTTAAGGTCTTACCATCTCTGGTACCCTGGGTACCTCTACTCATTTGTTCTAGCTCCTTGAGGTTTCCAGGTTcccaaattctattctattcttttcttttctttctttttttttttgacagagtctcactctgtctctaggctggagtacagtggcataatcacggctcactgcagttttgatctcctgggctcaggtgattctcccatttcagcctccaagtagctgggacaagaagtgtgcgccaacatgcctggctaatttttgtattttttgtagaggcgaaattttgccatgtttcccaagctggcctcgaactcctgagctgaagcaatccacctgcctcagccttccaaaatgctgggattacaggtgtgagccaccgcacttggcctggGTTCTCAAATTCTTGAATAAATGGCATGCATGCCTGCATAGCTCTTGCTCACCTGGTCCTTCCTCAGTTTAAGACCTTTGATTTAAGAGGGGAGGACATGTTTTaaactgctctttttttttttgttattgttgttattgatgCATCCTCGAAGACTGGAAATTATAATCATTGAGCTTTACTGTaaattaaaattgtctttttttttttgagacagagtcttactctgtcaccgaggctggagtgcagtggcgtgatcttggctcactgcaacctctgcctcccaggttcaaacgattctcctgcctcaggagattctcctgcctcagcctcctgagtagctgggattatagatgtgtgaCACCacgggcccagctaatttttgtatttttaatagagacggggtttcaccatgttggttaggctgatttcaaacttctgaccttgtgatccgcccaccttggcctcccaaagtgttgggattacaggcgtgagccaccaggcctggccgcctcctctttttaaaaaatatttcattaccttaatatgtatttgtatagctTGGCATCTTGTTAGGTTTTACTTGgagaagtactttttttttttgaaagcaatggtttggctgggtgtggtggctcaagcctgtaatcccagcactttgggaggccgaggtgggtggatcacaaggtcaggagattgagaccatcgtggctaacacggtgaaaccccgtctctactaaaaatacaaaaaattaggcgagtgttgtggcgggcgcctgtagtcccagctactccggaagctgaggcaggagaatggcgtgaacacgggaggcggagcttgcagtgagccaaggtcgtgccactgcgctccagcctgggcgacagagcgagactccatctcaaaaaaaataaaatttaaaaaagcaatgatttatttatctttcattagtaaatacttgttttaactactttataaatttttaatttgcgtaatttttataaataattaccCAGTGAGCATACGAAAGTGCAATACTGAGTTGTGAACCTGCTCAGTCTTCGCTCCCTTCTCCTATTTTATTTATAGACTGCAATATGCTTTTCTCCTTTTTAGTTGCCAATTTTTCAATTTAGAATAAATTAGttgaagagaagaaaacattatACTGCAGAAGAGGCTGCTACTGAAGTAGAATAATCAGCTCCAGTAATCTTTGAACCCAGGTGGTCAAGTTTCTttgatttattgagcacctactacgtgTCAGGGATTATATAGATGTTTGAGGTACCTTAGTGGGCAAAaccaattaaataaatgtaagctTTTAGAGCTTACATTCTGGCAGAGGTAGACAGAAAATAATACACATGCTATATAAACTATAGAATTTTAGAAGTATAGGTTTTATgagaaaaaacacagaataatACACATACTATATAAACTATAGAATTTTAGAAGTATAGGTTTTATGAGATGAGACATATGGGTAGGGTGGGAGGACAGGGATTGGAGGCAggtgataattttgttttttgtttatttggttggttttgaggcagagtcttgttccGTCCagcgcaggctggagtgtagtggcgtgatcttggctcattgcaacctctgcctcagcctcctgagtagctgggactacaggggcgcacCATCACACTcacctagtttttgtatttttaaagcagagatggggttttgccatgttggccaggctggtcttgaactcctgggctcaagccatccacctgccttggcctcccaaagtgctagaattacaggcgtgagccatcgtgcatGGCCTGATAATTTTAAATAGGAGTTAGGATAGACCCCATTGAGAATGTAACATTTAAACAAAACTTGAAGTAAGGGAATTACCCATATGGACATAGGGGCAAGAGCATTCTGGGTAAGAAGAGCCTGGCTTGAGTGAAGCAGTCAAGGGAGAGAAGCAGGAGATGGGTCAGTGAGGGAACTGGGGAGGGCCAGATTATATAAGGTCTGTAGGCCATTGGGAGGACTTAAGTTTTCAGTTTGAGTGAAATTAGAGAGTTGTAAACAGAGAAGTGTCTCTTGAAGAACTTCACATACTATATCTTGAATTATTCACCTCTTGCTAtgaaatttgttttgtctttaacATATTACAGATGTGTGTATGATATTGATATTTAAGCCAGTTGGCTCTGCATGTATTTGTGGTTAAGGCTGCTCCTACATGTGCCTTAATTTGTTGGTGTAGGGTCCTTCTCCCACACCTGAGGATATCTCCATGAAGGAAGAGAATCTCTGCCAAGCTTTTTCTGATGCCTTGCTCTGCAAAATCGAGGACATTGATAACGAAGATTGGGAGAACCCTCAGCTCTGCAGTGACTACGTTAAGGATATCTATCAGTATCTCAGGCAGCTGGAGGTAGGTGGGCCTTTGTGTTTTGGTTGTataagcaatgtggaatttaCCACACAGCTGGGAAGGAAACAAGGTCAGATTTTAAACTTTTGATTCTACCCACAGGTTTTGCAGTCCATAAACCCACATTTCTTAGATGGAAGAGATATAAATGGACGCATGCGTGCCATCCTAGTGGATTGGCTGGTGCAAGTCCACTCCAAGTTTAGGCTTCTGCAGGAGACTCTGTACATGTGCATTGCCATTATGGATCGATTTTTACAGGTAGGTGTGGCTTCAGGGACTTCACGCCAGTGGCTCATTGAACATTGCATTTATGCTTGGGGGATAGAAAACTAAAGTGGGTACTTctgaaaaaaagaccaaaaatcaAATTGTGAGAAGCCAAAGAACTTTAGGGACTAAAAAGGGAAGTAATCCAAGTGTGTCAAGCCTTTGATGATGCTGACCAATATTGGGCATTTCTGTAAGGCCAGCCAGCTAAAAAGTACTTGGGGGAAATATTGCATTGCCACAATCCTTCATCAGAGGAAATATACCATCAGTTGGGCTGAAAGTCCATCTGAAGCCTGTAGTGCCTTTGGATGCTGGTTTTCTGGGCCTGTTTGCACAATTTCCATAGTTTGGTGCTCTTTGGTGTTAAGTTttaagtttcctcatctgaaaaacgaTGAGTTTGGCTGGAGAACCTCCACATTTCCAGCCAACTATGTCATTGAATCACTGTAGAAGAAGAAGGtggcagtatttgtttttttttttaaaggagcagGGGTTGTGTGTGGAGTGGACGGAGAATGTAGTGTAATAAAGagtaatataagaaaataagaggCAAAAATAATCTTCATCATATTTATGAATGGGTAATGCACAGCCCCTGACCTGTTAGAAGAGACAGCAGATATAAATTGCCAGTGTGTTATCTACCAAACAATAGCCCTGCAGATAAGGTTTTATTTATTGAAAGTCAACATTCAGGATAGGGGTTTAGGTCAGGCACAAATTCTGTccaaataatgtaataaaaattgcTTTACAATAATGGCCCTGAGATACTGCAAAATCCCAGGTAGCATGCATTCCTCTTTGGGCAGGGAAGCACAACAGTATTTTAGGtaggtttctttattttttatttttttgagacagggttttattctgttgttgcccacgctggagttcagtgacacaatctgggctcactgtagcctcaacttcctaggttcaatcaatccttctgcctcagcttcccaagtagctgagactacaggcatatgctaccacgcccagctaaggttttgatttttttatagagatggggttttgccatgttgctcaggctggtctcgaactccttagcttaagtgatccgcccacctcggcctcccaaagtgttgggattataggcatgagccactgtgcccagccgtggTAGATTTTTAATAATGAGAATTGAAGCAAGAAAAGTACAGAGTCCCagtttgggaggaaaaaaaaaagcaattaaggGAAACGCTTTATCCTAGTCTGAGAGTCTTCCTGACTCCAATGCATTAGTGAAAGATTTTCTAAGCTGAATAATGGGTATGCTTTTGGTAAGGATTAAGGAAATGAGCCATCCATTAaattctcacttttttctttggCCTCATTTCTATTCAGACCATGCTTAGTGTGTCAGGTCAGGGCTGCCACAGATACTCAAGTCAGCATGAGGTTGTGGGAAGAGTGACTAGGAGCTTGGTATTCAGGCTTGGATTCTTCCCTTCTTGGCAATTGAATGATCTTGGCATGGTGTCTGAATCTGTTCTAAGGACATCTATTTGTAACTGAGGAATAAAATATGtcctttctagaatttttatgaggATTGGATGAGATAATATGTTAGAATCTTAGCactgtgcctagcacacagtGCTCAATTATGGATAAGTGTCATAATCAGTGGTAGAACAGTCAGGTCTCCTGTGCCCTTATGAGCAAAGACAATGTGCACTTTTCCAGGACTTGgtttcctttccccatctcccaCGTAAAGCTTCACTCTTCTTGTTAGGTGTGActtttgatatattaattttcCATTAGGTTCAGCCAGTTTCCCGGAAGAAGCTTCAATTAGTTGGGATTACTGCTCTGCTCTTGGCTTCCAAGTATGAGGAGATGTTTTCTCCAAATATTGAAGACTTTGTTTACATCACAGACAATGCTTATACCAGTTCCCAAATCCGAGAAATGGaaactctaattttgaaagaattgaAATTTGAGTTGGGTCGACCCTTGCCACTACACTTCTTAAGGCGAGCATCAAAAGCCGGGGAGGTAAGTGCCTCCAACTCTGTAAGAGACTATTTTTGCTTGGTGTCTCATCCCAGAAACCTTGACCTAATTAAAGTAAAGCTTATTTATAGGATGCATCCTTTAGATAAGTCTTAATGCTTTCCTCATCAGTTCTTAAGAGAAAAGGCCTCATGATCTGTGTTTACAACATAGTGTGGAATAGAGTAATTCTTGAGAAGGATAAGCAAGTTAAGTGAATTGGAGTTCCTAGGCCTTCACGCAGAATTTTGCAAGACAGTAATTACAGTTGTGATTCTTACTGTCCCTTGCTGTTCTTTCTTAGGTTGATGTTGAACAGCACACTTTAGCCAAATATTTGATGGAGCTGACTCTCATCGACTACGATATGGTGCATTATCATCCTTCTAAGGTAGCAGCAGCTGCTTCCTGCTTGTCTCAGAAGGTTCTAGGACAAGGCAAATGGGTGAGTGGTGGATTTAAGAAGAAACTAATTAGGCTATATTTTAGTCCTTCATAATATGAAAGGCCTTAGCATTTTTACAACTCTATCCTTGAAGcaattggttttgttttgtttttgagacagggtctcaatctgtcgcataggctggagtgtggtggtgccatcacagcccactgcagccttgacctcccaggctcaagtaatcctcctacctcagcctccggagtagcagggactacaggcacacatgaccatgccttgctaatttttgtaaatttttttgtagggacagggttttgccatgttgtctaggctagcCTCAAAGTCGACTCAAGCAGTcggcccaccttggtctcccaaagtgctaggatttcaggtatgagccactgtgtctggcctgaagcaattgtttaaagtccAAAGGCCTAAAGGAAAGCTACTTGGAGAGGGGCATGggggcttgtgcctgtagttctagctacttgggaggctgagggaggaggatcatttgagcccaggcccaggagttcaagtctagcctgggaaacatagagagacccttGTCTCTtgggaaagaaagcaagcaagctacTTGGAACAGTTCAAATAGAAGTGAGTTGACTATATATACTAAGGTGCATGTATGCAGTATAGAGTTGTACAGAATGAGGAAGTCCACTAAGAACTGATATGTATAATTTCttagatattatgttaagtgaaacaagcaagTTGTCAAGCACACAAGACAAAGGAAGGCCAAGGCCTGACTGATTTAGCCAGTAAGAATAGAATGAGCCACTTGTAGATTCAGAAGAGTAGCCAAGGATGGCAGCTCCCTGGGTCTTTGTTTCACATGGCAAAAAGGAtaatgtggaaacaaatggagCTGGATGGCTGCAATGCAAGTCACAGGTACACTGTTGTGGAGAAGCCAGTTCTAGACCACTGCTAAGCAGTCTTCTAGTCTGCAGCTATACCCTGAGAGCAGCACAGTAGAAAACCTCATCAGAACCTAGGGAATACGAAGCTGTCTTGGCCGGgtgccatgcctgtaatcccagcactttgggaagccaaggtgggcacatcacctgaggtcaggagttggagaccagcctggccaacatgccaaaacccccatctctactaaaaatacaaaaattagtgaggcatgctggcagctgcctgtaatccaagctacttgggaggcctaggcataagaatcacttgaacccgggagataaaagttgcattgagccaagatcgtgctactgcactccagcctgggggacagggcgagactctgtctccaaaaaaatataaaaaagaagaagctgTCTTGTGACAGCCTCTCAGGGAAGATAGGGAGGTGAGTGGGAGATGGCTGGGCGGCAGCTCTGCCCACACCTGCCATCTCCTCCTTTTCCAGGAGGATCACAAAGCATTTTGCCGGGACAGATCAGCTGTGGTTCAGGCCTTGGCCTGTGTGGCCTATATGGATATAGGCCAGGTCACCAGGGTGGCATGATGGAGCTGTTCACCTAAACAATGCATATTGTAGTTTACATTTTATGCAagaaagtgtgtgtatgtatatatatttatatatttgttaattttttggtaCGGGAGGAATAAACCAGAAAGAATGAAAGTGGAAACTATGGGGTTCTGTGGGAATAGGGTGGAGGTTGAGGATGAGAGGATTTCTGATTGTAACCTTTTATTGACTTTATAATACAGTGTAACTTTTTTGACTTTTGAACAATGTAAATACTTTATGCAAACTTTAAATTGTAATTAAGTGGAAATAAACAATGTAACTACATGTGAAATTGGTAACAGAACACAGAGGAAAGAATTAATTTAAGTACttgttgcttgagcccagcctgggtagcatagcaagacccccatctctacaaaaaattaaaaaattagctgggtatggtggcacacacctgtagtcctagttactcaggaggctgaggcaggaggattgcttgagcccaggagttcaaggctgaagtagctgtgatcctgccagtgcactccaacctgggcaacagagcaaaaccctgtctccaaaaaaaaaaaaaaaaaaaaaaatctgtaacctGAACACAGCATTCTGACTGTGCATCCTTAGTGGGATTTAAAGTATGACAAAATAAAGGACTAAAGTGGTAACATCAAGTTTACTTAGTAGGTTCATTGTTAATAGTAATCTGTTATTATAATTTTGGAACTAGTTTATGTGTATTGTAGGATAAAACAAATTTATTCATGTTATTAAGGACTAACATTTTCAATATaggaagagtttttaaaattattaattaattaattttttattatacagggtcttgctttgtcatctaggctggagtgcagtgctgctatcacagctcactgcagcctcaattgcctgggctcaagtgatcctcccacttcagcctcccgcgTAACTGGGACCCAGCCACACgctgtcatgcctggctaattttaaagtttttttgtagagattggctctccctatgttgcccaggctggtctcgaactcctaggctcaagtgaccttctcgccttggcctcccaaagtgctgggattacagacatgagccactgtacctggcctaaggagaaaatattaacaattaaaaacaaaaggttAGTCCTCACATGggaaacagcaaaacaaaaacaaaggaaaacccCTATTATGTTTTGGAAATAACAGCAAATTCATAATAAAGGATCTCAGAAACAGTGACAACTCAGTAGTAGTGAGCATATTTAGTGCCCACATCTTGGATACTAAATACCATTATCTACTGGCAACTAGGGCTGTTTAGTGAAATTGCTGATTTCAGGGCTATGGCAGGGGAAGTACAAGGTGAGCCTAGAACAATTTGTGCCAGATAGCACACAAATTCTCAAAGATCAGTGAGGTCACATCAAAAGGACATAGGAGAGCTGGTcatggcagcatgtgcctatagtcccagctactcaggaggctgaggcaggatcccttgagcccaggatttggaggctgcagtgacctatgattgcacCGCAATAAaataggaagggaaggagggagatagGAACTGGCTTGAAAGGACTCTGGCTGACTGAATTAgagcattaaaaagaataatgacAGTAATAAATTATAGTGTATAAAAAAAGGGATTCCTGGGTCCATaatgacataaaaaataaaagaggggttcatttttaaaaatcagaataccAGCTAATTAAAGTAGAATGATAGAGTTAGAAACCACTAATTTTCAACCTGTAATGTAATAATTTATTCAAGCAAGGTGCATCAATGAATGCAAAAATCATTAGATGGAATAATTTTGGGAAACAAGATTCACGTGGTCTCAAATTATCATCTCATAGATACTTGTTAATTCTGTAGCAAAACTGCACATCTATGATGAAGTGGTCTGGTGGTTTCCACCTTCACCCAGTGATTAAGCTCAGCATTACCATTGGCAGATGACCTGAGTTGCCGTGCTGTGTTGTGCAGTAACATGTATACATTATCACCTATTCATGCCCAAAACGTTTGACATGAATTAAATCATGAGGAAATGTGCAAATCCAGAATGTGAGACATTTTAAAAGGAACTGCCTcgatgcttaaaaaaaaaagtcactggtgACAGTGTTTGTTATGTGAGAATGGTGTTATGGATAGGTACAAAAATGTACTTTTTAGAATATGCTTCTGAAGCATTTAGCAGGGATGCGCTGTGGTATCTGCAAATCGCTTTCAAATGGCATAGCAAAAATTGTGTGTGAGTAtacacagagagggagaggagggaaacgTGGCACATGTTCATGATTGATCAATCTACATGAAGGATATATATAGAGGGtcattctttcagtttttctgtagatttggaatttttttaaataaatgaaacatttgaGGCAAAACTGTCACTGGTACATGGTACCAATGGCTCATTTTTAGTCACCTTACTCTTAAATGTGCTTCGCTCTCCCAGTTTTCTGAGAATTTATTTCTAAAGGCTAGAAATTGtgcattatttcagtttttactcttgtttcctctttcttcccctcaAAGTATTTTCGGATTAAATTGtgtagactgggcacagtggctcacacctatagtctcagcacttttggaggctgaggcagacagattgcttgagcccagcagtttgagaccagcctgggcaacatggcgaaacctcacctccacaaaaaatagagaaactggctgggcgcagtggctcatgcctgtaatcccagcactttgggaggctggggcgggtggatcacttgagaccaggagtttgagaccagcctagccaacatggtaagactctgtctctactaaaaatacaaaaattagctgggcgtggtggcacatgcctgtagtctcagctactcgggaggctgagacacgagaattgcctAAAcccggaaggtagaggttgcagtgagcagagattgcaccactgcactccagcctgtgtgacagaacaagactctgtctcaaaaaaaaaaaaaaaaaaaaaaaaagagagagagagagagaaattacccaggcatggtggcacacacacctatagtttcagctactagggaggttgaggtgggaggatcacttgaacccagaatgtcaaggctgcagtgagctctgatagtgccactgtactccagcctgggcaacagagttgagACCTGGtcttcaaagaaaaaagattaaattgtGGTTTATTTTGCCAATTATACCATGCATATAAAAAAAAGTACTTTCGCTTTTAGAATTTTTGTGACAGAACTCTTAAATAAAGTCAGttgacatatctttttttttttttttttgagacggagtctttctctgtcacccagactggagtgcagtgatgcgatctcagctcactgcagcctctgcctcccgggttccagccattctcctgcctcaggcacacaccaccatgcccggttaatttttgtatttttagtagagatggggtttcaccatgttggtcaggctggtctcgaactcctcacctcagttgatccgcccacctcggcctcccaaagtgttgggattacaggcgtgagccactgtgcctggcctttttttcttttctctttttttttttgttttttgttttttgagacagggtctcactgtgttgcccaggctggagtgcagtggtgttaatATAGCTCATTacacctcaaacttctgggctcaagcaatccttcctcctcagctcctcaagtaactgggactataggtgtacaccaccatgcttggctaatttttcatttttcatagagatagggtctcccaatgttacccaagctggtctgaCACtcttaagctcaagtgatcttcttgccttggcctccgaaagtgctgggattataagcatgagccactgtgccctgccaattTATGTATCTTCTTACATGATACATATTATTATCAATTGACAGCTGTTCTTCTGCTTGAATGTTACTCTTTGGGAGGCTAGGTCACAAGGCTTGGTGTGGTAGTGTCTTAAGTTCTCTCTGCTGTTTGGTGCTTAACTACACAGGGTTCAACAAGAGAATCATAGGTAGTCCTAGTTCTTCTGGATTTGATAGATTGTTGCTTGTAGCacagtttatttcttatttccgAACATCTTTCCCTAACTGACAGTATGGCTGTTTGGGCTCTTGAGCTAATAACAGAGACAGCTGGGCAGGGCTTTGATGCAGGGTTGTGTGAGATGTGGCCAGCACTGTAAAGGGGCACTTTGTTTTAAGTGTCTCCTTTTTCCATCCCCTTTCAGTGTTGTTACTTGAAGGACTCCTACGTGTGCAGCCTCTTTGAAAGATCCTATGGGACCTTTGGCACTTGATTTAGCTAAGAGCTTCACAATGTCTTAATTTAGTCTGGTCTCAGGGTCAGAATCATCTTGCATTTACCGGCTGCTTTAGTGTTGCTGGTACTGTGAGAGTGGTTAGGGCTTTGATTGAATTTCCAGAAGGTAAGAATATTCTTGTACAGCTTTTACATAAGTAATGTCATCATGTGCAAGATGTGTTCTTCTAAAGAAGTGGAGGTTTTCTCTTGCCCCTCAGTCACATCTGTCTGCTTCTTGTGTTTCAGAACTTAAAGCAGCAGTATTACACGGGATACACAGAGAATGAAGTATTGGAAGTCATGCAACACATGGCCAAGAATGTGGTGAA
Coding sequences within it:
- the CCNB2 gene encoding G2/mitotic-specific cyclin-B2, with translation MALLRRPTVSSNLENIDTGVNSKVKSHVTIRRTVLEEIGNRVTTRAAQVAKKAQNTKVPVQPTKTTNVNKQLKPTASVKPVQMEMLAPKGPSPTPEDISMKEENLCQAFSDALLCKIEDIDNEDWENPQLCSDYVKDIYQYLRQLEVLQSINPHFLDGRDINGRMRAILVDWLVQVHSKFRLLQETLYMCIAIMDRFLQVQPVSRKKLQLVGITALLLASKYEEMFSPNIEDFVYITDNAYTSSQIREMETLILKELKFELGRPLPLHFLRRASKAGEVDVEQHTLAKYLMELTLIDYDMVHYHPSKVAAAASCLSQKVLGQGKWNLKQQYYTGYTENEVLEVMQHMAKNVVKVNENLTKFIAIKNKYASSKLLKISMIPQLNSKAVKDLASPLMGRS